One stretch of Weissella koreensis KACC 15510 DNA includes these proteins:
- the rplI gene encoding 50S ribosomal protein L9 — MKVIFLEDVKGRGKKGEVKEVPDGYANNFLIKNKKAEVATNANVSALQGQKRAADREAAEEIKLAQDLKTKLEQEDSVIELKAKAGSDGRLFGAISSKQIVVAAEQQLGIKLDKRKMDMKEPIRSLGYRNVKVKLHKNVEANLRIHTDEQ; from the coding sequence ATGAAAGTTATTTTCTTAGAAGATGTTAAAGGCCGTGGAAAAAAGGGTGAAGTTAAAGAAGTCCCAGATGGTTACGCAAATAATTTTTTAATTAAAAATAAAAAAGCAGAAGTGGCAACTAATGCGAATGTTTCAGCATTGCAAGGCCAAAAGCGCGCGGCCGATCGAGAAGCTGCAGAAGAAATCAAACTGGCTCAAGATTTAAAGACTAAATTAGAACAAGAAGATTCAGTGATTGAATTAAAAGCAAAAGCTGGATCAGATGGTCGCTTATTTGGTGCAATTTCATCTAAGCAAATTGTAGTGGCCGCTGAACAACAATTAGGTATCAAGTTGGATAAACGTAAGATGGACATGAAGGAACCAATTCGCTCATTAGGGTATCGGAATGTGAAGGTTAAGCTTCATAAGAACGTCGAAGCTAACCTCCGTATTCATACAGATGAGCAATAA
- a CDS encoding DHH family phosphoesterase: MKHFSLFQSLPDFFQNKRLTLLAIWVTVMAVIGTVLAFKANMVVGIVWVIIILCALVFVFNTLKIIGSDTQKYIAGLSYRVNRGEQEAIIQMPLGVILYNEEFEIDWVNPFIQRISEQANLMDQKLNKVSSVLDRVVKSASSKDQDTWRTIDWLGRTFEVQVQVDLRAIYLRDITDIAQVQRKYENSRLFMGIVSLDNFDEISERLNDAESSTLRSHVTTMLTDWMDQHEIYVRRLSPDKYMLIGYYQGLRLAEKDKFNILKSVREDTSSQNMPITLSIGISYHDGDVMSMAKAAQTQLDLALGRGGDQVVVKSPQQDARFYGGTTNPMAKRTRVRARVISQALSELINASDQVFVMGHARGDRDSMGAALGVRRIAKMVDKPAWIVSDPDEKRHTDMQMLYNAIHEDEQTKDALMSPADVIARATGHSLLIMVDHSKRSITESKEVYDALKERLVIVDHHRRGEEFPEKSLLVYIESYASSTSELVTELFEYQSKNRRGLSRIEATTLLAGIQLDTKSFTIRSGTRTFDAASYLRSVGADGKLIQNFMKDSMEDYRQRADLISRAQFLDSDAIVVADDKKSYDSVSVAQAADSLLQIVGIERSFVVARRDEKTIGISARSNGEKNVQTIMEKLGGGGHLSFAATQINGVTVDEAGQQLYAVLKDETPLDEEE, encoded by the coding sequence ATGAAACATTTTAGTCTGTTCCAGTCTTTGCCAGATTTTTTTCAAAATAAGCGTCTAACACTCTTAGCAATTTGGGTTACCGTGATGGCGGTAATTGGAACGGTGTTAGCTTTTAAAGCGAATATGGTGGTTGGGATTGTATGGGTTATAATTATTTTATGTGCCCTGGTGTTTGTCTTTAACACTTTAAAAATTATTGGCAGCGATACACAAAAATATATTGCAGGGCTTTCTTACCGGGTTAACCGTGGTGAACAGGAAGCCATTATTCAAATGCCTTTAGGGGTTATTTTGTATAATGAAGAATTTGAAATTGATTGGGTGAATCCTTTTATTCAAAGAATTAGTGAACAAGCTAATTTAATGGATCAAAAGTTAAATAAAGTTAGTTCGGTCTTGGATCGTGTCGTAAAGTCAGCCTCCAGTAAAGATCAGGATACTTGGCGCACGATTGATTGGTTGGGTCGCACTTTTGAAGTGCAGGTGCAAGTTGATTTGCGTGCGATTTATTTACGTGATATTACAGATATTGCACAAGTTCAACGTAAGTATGAAAATAGTCGGTTGTTTATGGGAATCGTTTCTTTAGATAATTTTGATGAAATTTCAGAACGTTTAAATGACGCAGAATCATCAACGTTACGTTCACACGTGACAACTATGCTCACAGATTGGATGGATCAACATGAAATTTATGTGCGACGGCTATCGCCAGATAAATACATGTTGATTGGTTATTATCAAGGACTGCGTTTAGCAGAAAAAGATAAGTTCAATATTTTGAAGAGTGTACGTGAAGATACTTCAAGTCAAAATATGCCAATTACTTTGAGTATTGGGATTTCATACCATGATGGTGACGTCATGAGTATGGCGAAAGCTGCGCAAACGCAATTGGATTTGGCTTTAGGACGTGGTGGTGATCAAGTTGTGGTTAAATCACCGCAACAAGATGCGCGTTTCTATGGTGGAACGACTAATCCAATGGCTAAACGAACACGTGTACGGGCCCGAGTTATTTCGCAAGCTTTGAGTGAACTAATCAATGCATCAGATCAGGTCTTTGTCATGGGACATGCACGCGGTGACCGAGATTCAATGGGAGCAGCATTAGGTGTACGACGCATTGCAAAGATGGTTGATAAGCCAGCTTGGATTGTTAGCGATCCAGATGAAAAACGGCATACTGATATGCAGATGTTATATAATGCAATTCATGAAGATGAACAAACTAAGGATGCTTTAATGAGCCCAGCGGATGTCATAGCACGAGCTACGGGTCACTCATTATTGATCATGGTCGATCACTCTAAACGTTCAATTACCGAGAGTAAAGAAGTTTATGATGCGCTGAAGGAACGTTTAGTTATTGTTGATCATCATCGTCGCGGGGAAGAGTTTCCTGAGAAATCTTTGTTGGTTTATATTGAATCATATGCGTCATCAACTTCCGAGTTGGTAACTGAATTATTTGAGTATCAGTCAAAGAATCGTCGTGGATTATCAAGAATTGAAGCAACTACCTTGTTAGCGGGAATTCAATTGGATACCAAGTCGTTTACAATCCGTTCGGGAACTAGAACTTTTGATGCAGCAAGTTATCTTCGCTCTGTGGGTGCTGATGGTAAACTAATTCAAAATTTCATGAAAGATTCAATGGAAGATTATCGTCAGCGCGCCGATTTAATTTCGCGCGCTCAATTCTTAGACAGCGATGCAATTGTTGTGGCTGATGATAAAAAATCATATGATTCCGTTTCGGTCGCTCAAGCAGCTGATTCATTATTACAAATTGTAGGCATTGAACGTTCATTCGTTGTTGCGCGTCGGGATGAAAAGACGATTGGAATTTCGGCTCGTTCAAACGGTGAGAAGAATGTTCAAACAATTATGGAAAAGTTAGGTGGCGGTGGTCATCTAAGCTTTGCTGCGACCCAAATTAATGGGGTAACCGTTGACGAAGCTGGACAACAATTATATGCTGTTTTAAAAGATGAAACACCACTTGATGAGGAGGAGTAA
- a CDS encoding amino acid ABC transporter permease produces the protein MDNFIQAYSWINMRFLLEGMWVTIQVAVISVILSFVIGSILGVLRYAKINILSGVVGFIIDLIRNLPLLLIIFFTYFALPKIGIQFSVMGSTVFALTIFESAMLAEIVRGGIVAVPKGQLEGALSNGLTKKQALWHVLLPQAYKKMIPPIISQFVSLIKDTSLATIIMLPEMMYRAQIIYAQHPSEIIPMFLMLALLYFILNYCLSKAGQIIDKRMIV, from the coding sequence ATGGATAACTTTATTCAAGCGTATTCATGGATTAACATGCGCTTTCTCTTAGAGGGAATGTGGGTTACGATCCAAGTAGCGGTAATTTCTGTAATATTAAGTTTTGTTATTGGGTCCATTTTAGGAGTGCTTCGTTATGCAAAAATTAATATTTTGTCAGGTGTTGTAGGATTTATCATTGATCTGATTCGAAACTTACCCCTTTTGTTGATCATCTTCTTTACTTATTTTGCTTTGCCAAAGATTGGTATTCAATTTAGTGTCATGGGTAGTACGGTTTTTGCCCTTACTATTTTTGAATCAGCAATGTTGGCCGAAATTGTACGAGGCGGAATTGTGGCGGTACCCAAAGGCCAATTAGAAGGCGCGCTTTCTAATGGTTTGACGAAAAAGCAGGCCCTCTGGCATGTTTTGTTACCACAAGCATACAAAAAAATGATTCCACCGATTATTTCGCAGTTTGTGTCTTTAATTAAAGATACTTCTTTGGCCACTATTATTATGTTGCCCGAAATGATGTATCGCGCGCAAATTATTTACGCTCAGCATCCGTCGGAAATCATTCCAATGTTCTTAATGCTCGCATTATTGTACTTTATCTTGAATTACTGTCTCTCAAAGGCGGGTCAAATCATTGATAAAAGAATGATTGTTTAA
- a CDS encoding amino acid ABC transporter permease, whose product MINLFNTYSHEFLVGFGWTLLSSVIALIGSLILGTFFAIVEVIPNKITHYLARLYIEVLRNVPLLVVTMFFYIVMASVLKINGFMAGTIGLMLYTSAFIAETVKAGIFAVDPGQYEGARSNGLSWWETMRMIILPQAFKYVIPPLGNQFVNLVKNSSILAFVAGFDLMYQANQISQLTFDTFNPYIIVGLFYLVITMPISYYMRYLEDKLAREA is encoded by the coding sequence ATGATTAATTTATTCAATACTTACAGTCATGAATTCTTAGTTGGTTTTGGTTGGACTTTGTTATCAAGTGTCATTGCTTTGATTGGTTCATTGATTTTGGGAACTTTTTTCGCCATTGTTGAAGTGATTCCTAATAAAATCACCCATTACTTAGCACGCCTATATATCGAAGTTTTACGAAATGTACCACTTTTGGTAGTGACGATGTTTTTCTATATTGTGATGGCCAGTGTTTTGAAAATTAATGGTTTTATGGCCGGAACGATTGGCTTGATGTTATACACATCAGCTTTCATTGCTGAGACTGTCAAAGCCGGTATTTTTGCTGTTGATCCAGGTCAGTATGAAGGTGCCCGTTCGAATGGATTAAGCTGGTGGGAGACGATGAGGATGATTATTCTACCTCAGGCGTTTAAATATGTGATTCCACCTTTGGGGAATCAATTTGTGAACCTTGTTAAGAATTCATCAATTTTGGCGTTCGTGGCTGGTTTTGATCTAATGTATCAAGCTAATCAAATTTCACAATTAACCTTTGATACTTTCAATCCATATATTATTGTGGGCTTGTTCTACTTAGTGATAACCATGCCTATCAGTTACTATATGCGCTATCTTGAAGATAAACTTGCACGGGAGGCCTAA
- a CDS encoding transporter substrate-binding domain-containing protein yields the protein MKNFIKIGSALAIALGLSLGFGSSVSADQQKNQVLDRIEHKNRMVWGTKADTSLMGLMNIKTGKVEGFDVDVAKEVTRRINPQAKTEFVQVTSGTRIPLLINNNIDAIIATMSITPERAKTVDFSKPYFNAGQSLMVKKGSDIKNISDVNNRKVTVLGVQGSTSVEEVKEKAPKARVLALSDYATALSALKAGQGDVLTTDSGILAGMAKDDTSLKLVGGNFTNEPYGIAIEKNNPKLVKKVNQAIDAMQKDGTYARLMKKWFSDVPGMDWKEMAKL from the coding sequence ATGAAAAATTTCATAAAAATTGGGAGTGCGTTGGCAATTGCCTTGGGATTAAGTTTAGGGTTTGGGAGCAGTGTTTCTGCTGATCAACAAAAAAACCAGGTGCTCGATAGGATTGAACATAAGAACAGAATGGTTTGGGGAACTAAGGCTGACACCAGCTTAATGGGTCTGATGAATATTAAGACTGGAAAAGTTGAAGGCTTTGATGTTGATGTCGCCAAAGAAGTAACCCGTCGCATTAATCCGCAAGCAAAAACTGAGTTTGTACAAGTGACATCAGGGACGCGAATTCCGTTGTTAATTAATAACAATATTGATGCTATTATTGCGACAATGTCGATTACACCGGAGCGTGCTAAAACCGTTGATTTTTCGAAACCTTATTTTAACGCTGGACAATCGCTAATGGTTAAAAAGGGTTCAGATATTAAGAATATTTCTGACGTCAATAATCGTAAGGTAACCGTATTAGGAGTGCAAGGTTCGACTTCGGTGGAAGAAGTTAAAGAAAAAGCTCCCAAAGCTCGAGTATTAGCTTTATCTGACTACGCTACTGCTTTGTCAGCTTTAAAAGCTGGGCAAGGGGATGTTTTAACGACTGATTCTGGTATTTTAGCAGGAATGGCTAAAGATGATACCAGTCTGAAATTAGTGGGTGGTAACTTCACGAATGAACCTTACGGGATCGCTATTGAAAAAAACAATCCCAAGTTAGTCAAAAAAGTTAATCAAGCGATTGACGCCATGCAAAAAGATGGCACTTATGCGCGCTTGATGAAAAAATGGTTTAGTGATGTACCGGGAATGGATTGGAAGGAGATGGCAAAGTTATGA
- a CDS encoding amino acid ABC transporter ATP-binding protein translates to MSMIEFNHVGKYYGDFHALKDINLEVDAGETVVLIGPSGSGKSTLIRTINGLEPIQEGHLIVNDYDLADKKTDMNKIRKDVGMVFQHFNLYANKTVLENLMLAPRKVLKMDEAENKENAMKLLEKVGLVDKAEKMPSSLSGGQQQRIAIARSLAMKPKALLFDEPTSALDPEMINDVLNLMKSIAEDSDMTMLVVTHEMGFAKEVADRVIFMADGEILEDTPTAQFFEKPKEKRAQQFLSQIKH, encoded by the coding sequence ATGTCAATGATTGAATTTAACCACGTTGGTAAGTATTATGGTGATTTTCACGCCTTGAAGGATATTAATTTAGAAGTTGATGCTGGTGAAACAGTTGTATTAATTGGACCATCTGGTTCAGGAAAATCAACGCTGATTCGAACCATCAATGGATTAGAACCAATTCAAGAAGGCCACTTAATTGTTAATGATTATGATTTAGCTGATAAAAAAACAGATATGAATAAAATTCGGAAAGATGTTGGAATGGTGTTTCAACATTTTAATCTTTATGCCAATAAAACGGTGCTAGAAAATTTGATGCTAGCACCGCGTAAAGTTTTGAAAATGGATGAAGCTGAAAATAAAGAAAATGCGATGAAACTATTGGAAAAAGTCGGATTAGTTGATAAAGCTGAAAAAATGCCATCTTCATTATCTGGTGGACAACAACAACGAATTGCGATTGCTCGTTCATTGGCAATGAAACCCAAAGCTCTTTTGTTTGACGAACCAACTTCAGCATTAGACCCGGAAATGATTAATGATGTTTTGAATTTGATGAAAAGCATCGCTGAAGATTCAGATATGACGATGCTAGTTGTAACCCACGAAATGGGATTTGCTAAAGAAGTCGCCGATCGGGTGATTTTCATGGCTGATGGCGAGATTTTAGAAGATACGCCGACCGCGCAATTCTTTGAAAAGCCAAAAGAAAAGCGGGCCCAGCAATTCTTGTCACAAATTAAACATTAA
- a CDS encoding AAA family ATPase, with amino-acid sequence MTNEEAQKVLVITGNTGTGKTTVARYLAEKYHFPQVVTHTTRPPRAGEADGQDYYFETEASFPKNHYLEQVVYSNYHYGSSYEGLNRAWEKNSLITIVLDTAGALTYAQQLGSKVEVLYLSVENAADLTQRLIDRGDQLERIQKRIQSAEFIRDLSVPDALKQYAHMIINNNWVKTQKEIDRIIKNMLK; translated from the coding sequence ATGACAAACGAAGAAGCGCAAAAAGTTTTAGTAATTACGGGAAATACTGGGACAGGGAAAACGACGGTAGCACGGTACTTAGCAGAAAAATATCATTTTCCTCAGGTGGTAACGCACACTACACGACCACCACGAGCAGGTGAAGCCGATGGACAAGATTATTATTTTGAGACGGAGGCTAGTTTTCCTAAAAATCATTATTTAGAGCAGGTAGTCTATAGTAATTATCATTATGGTTCTTCATACGAAGGCTTGAATCGGGCTTGGGAGAAAAACTCATTAATTACGATTGTTTTAGACACAGCGGGAGCTTTGACTTATGCACAACAATTGGGATCAAAGGTTGAGGTGCTCTATCTATCAGTTGAGAATGCGGCGGATTTAACACAACGATTGATTGATCGGGGAGACCAGTTAGAGCGGATTCAAAAGCGGATACAAAGTGCTGAATTTATTCGAGATTTATCAGTCCCTGATGCATTAAAACAATATGCGCATATGATTATTAATAATAATTGGGTAAAAACGCAAAAAGAAATCGACCGAATTATTAAAAATATGCTAAAATAA
- the pepV gene encoding dipeptidase PepV yields MNNKNASEWLAESLKYEDDLLRDLKTLLAIPSVRDDEAATPDAPLGPKTKEALTTWESMAERDGFRTGDFKGLVGYAELGDEDTAESIDVIGHLDVMPEGEGWTKEPFTPVIEDGRLYARGASDDKGPSMIAYYALKMLKDMNVPMKRRVRLVMGIDEESEWTGMEEFFNTKGYPTMGFSPDAEFPIINGEKGNVSQVVRFAGTNGGTVELRDFKAGQRPNMVPGTAVAHVTVQDPQMLVSGLERYLAGEKRAKAEIEVEGHLATITFYGKQVHGASPETGLNAGTFLANFLQQYDFGGNAKGFLTFLGTAVHDDSTAFRIGALKHDDLMGDLSMNIGIQRFEADKDGFVNLNFRYPQNTNPEEIGKAVTGALTPDFDATVAVEGHAQGPHYVSGEDPLVTTLLDVYRKHTGLPAAEQVIGGGTFGRLLDRGVAFGAMFEGVPDTMHQPDEFYPVADLTRSMAIFAEAIYRLANEA; encoded by the coding sequence ATGAATAACAAAAATGCATCAGAATGGCTCGCTGAGTCGCTTAAATATGAAGATGACTTATTGCGTGATTTAAAGACATTGTTGGCAATCCCATCAGTTCGTGATGATGAAGCAGCCACACCGGATGCACCACTTGGTCCTAAGACAAAAGAAGCACTTACAACTTGGGAGAGCATGGCTGAACGCGATGGTTTCCGAACAGGTGATTTCAAAGGTTTGGTTGGTTATGCCGAATTAGGGGATGAAGATACTGCTGAATCCATTGATGTGATTGGGCATTTGGACGTAATGCCTGAAGGAGAAGGCTGGACTAAAGAACCTTTCACTCCAGTGATTGAAGATGGACGCCTTTATGCTCGTGGGGCATCTGATGATAAGGGACCTTCAATGATCGCTTATTATGCTTTGAAGATGTTAAAAGATATGAATGTTCCTATGAAGCGTCGGGTACGTTTGGTAATGGGAATTGATGAAGAATCTGAATGGACAGGAATGGAAGAATTCTTCAACACCAAGGGTTACCCAACAATGGGATTCTCACCTGATGCTGAATTCCCTATTATTAATGGAGAAAAGGGGAACGTTTCACAAGTTGTTCGTTTTGCCGGAACCAATGGTGGAACTGTTGAACTACGCGATTTTAAAGCTGGACAACGACCAAATATGGTTCCTGGAACCGCCGTTGCGCATGTAACTGTTCAAGATCCACAAATGTTGGTTTCTGGATTGGAACGTTACTTGGCTGGTGAAAAGCGTGCTAAAGCTGAAATTGAAGTAGAAGGTCACTTAGCTACAATTACTTTCTATGGTAAGCAAGTTCATGGGGCTTCACCTGAAACTGGTTTGAACGCAGGAACATTCTTGGCCAACTTCCTACAACAATATGACTTTGGTGGAAATGCTAAGGGATTCTTAACATTCTTGGGAACTGCCGTTCATGATGATTCAACTGCTTTCCGTATCGGAGCATTGAAGCATGATGATTTGATGGGTGATCTATCAATGAATATTGGAATTCAACGCTTTGAAGCTGATAAAGATGGTTTCGTTAACTTGAACTTCCGTTACCCACAAAACACTAATCCGGAAGAAATTGGAAAGGCCGTAACAGGAGCATTGACTCCTGACTTTGACGCCACAGTGGCTGTTGAAGGTCATGCTCAAGGCCCACATTATGTTTCAGGAGAAGATCCACTAGTAACGACTTTGTTGGATGTTTACCGGAAGCATACTGGTTTGCCAGCTGCTGAACAAGTTATCGGTGGTGGAACCTTTGGCCGTTTGTTGGACCGTGGAGTTGCGTTTGGGGCTATGTTTGAAGGTGTACCGGATACAATGCACCAACCTGATGAATTTTACCCAGTAGCTGATTTGACACGTTCTATGGCGATCTTTGCGGAAGCAATTTATCGTTTAGCCAATGAAGCATAA
- a CDS encoding ABC transporter ATP-binding protein/permease translates to MAYLELRDIKKSYFLGQEEFPVLKGIDLDFELGEFVSVLGESGGGKSTLMNIIGGLDRNFDGSVTISGQKLNHRKEKMLDEYRRGTIGYIYQSYNLISHLTVLDNVLISLDMTTMSHSEREDRAKELLERVGLGDQMKKHPNQLSGGQKQRVAIARALAPDPEVIIADEPTGALDSQNTADVLALLQEIAEDGKLVIAVTHSQDVANHGTRIVHLADGKVDGNTRIHDAYPVGQGTSKIESKAMPLSASFQNAWKHFAHNFWRNSLIMIGTAIGLFAVLLFSGIGNGVNAYIQKQVGDLANPNYPTIMKNVVTNKEAKGKESSELMQNTMQTMMTDYKKATMSNDYLNKMADVKHVKKVNPGYMFTNVTVSYDGNDIQTPQYQSWTPAYSDSIIKAGHTPKDGEIVVDKKTFAQKVSPDNWKSIVGKNVNLTFIAYDQNNVPKPITKTFKVSGVAEAQTGAMAATNEATMRKVLEEAGANTDYTYASVKIDDTKNVKAAVKDINAIQVDGQKAFLAISVGSILDTINTIVSLATTVLAAISGISLVVSALMIIVTMYMSVSERTKEIGILRALGESKRDIRRLFTSESIIIGLLSAVLALVIAYGLGFALNAALYKIAKFNMIQVSVGNVIFTIVVALVISFLAALMPARRASRLNPIDALSAD, encoded by the coding sequence ATGGCATATTTAGAACTAAGAGACATAAAGAAATCATATTTCTTAGGCCAAGAGGAATTTCCAGTTTTAAAGGGAATTGATTTAGATTTTGAATTGGGAGAATTTGTTTCAGTCCTTGGTGAATCTGGAGGTGGAAAGTCAACTTTGATGAATATCATCGGTGGCTTGGATCGTAATTTTGATGGAAGTGTTACCATTTCTGGTCAAAAATTGAATCACCGTAAAGAAAAAATGTTAGATGAATACCGTCGGGGAACCATTGGCTACATCTATCAATCATATAATTTGATTTCTCATTTAACGGTTTTGGATAACGTTTTGATTTCACTTGATATGACAACTATGAGTCATAGCGAACGTGAAGATCGGGCTAAGGAACTTTTGGAACGGGTTGGCTTGGGCGACCAAATGAAAAAACATCCTAATCAATTATCAGGTGGTCAGAAGCAACGAGTAGCGATTGCACGAGCTTTAGCTCCTGATCCTGAGGTCATTATTGCTGACGAGCCAACTGGGGCGTTAGACTCACAAAATACAGCAGATGTTTTGGCACTTTTGCAAGAAATTGCGGAAGATGGAAAACTTGTGATTGCTGTAACGCACTCTCAAGATGTTGCTAATCATGGAACACGAATTGTACATCTAGCAGATGGAAAAGTGGATGGGAATACCCGTATTCACGATGCTTATCCCGTTGGGCAAGGAACCTCCAAAATTGAATCAAAAGCCATGCCACTTTCAGCAAGTTTTCAAAACGCTTGGAAGCATTTCGCCCATAATTTCTGGCGTAATTCATTGATTATGATTGGAACGGCGATTGGATTGTTTGCCGTTTTGCTCTTTTCTGGAATTGGAAACGGGGTTAATGCCTACATCCAAAAGCAAGTGGGTGATTTAGCTAATCCAAATTATCCAACCATTATGAAAAATGTTGTAACCAACAAAGAGGCTAAAGGTAAGGAATCATCTGAATTGATGCAAAATACAATGCAGACCATGATGACTGACTATAAGAAAGCCACGATGTCAAATGATTACTTGAACAAGATGGCAGACGTTAAGCATGTTAAGAAGGTTAACCCTGGCTACATGTTTACTAACGTTACCGTTTCATATGATGGTAATGATATTCAAACGCCACAATATCAGAGTTGGACACCAGCCTATAGTGATTCAATCATTAAGGCCGGTCACACTCCTAAGGATGGCGAAATTGTCGTCGATAAGAAGACCTTTGCGCAAAAGGTGAGTCCTGATAATTGGAAGTCAATTGTGGGTAAGAATGTTAACTTGACCTTTATTGCTTATGATCAAAACAATGTTCCTAAGCCAATTACTAAGACCTTTAAGGTTTCAGGTGTAGCAGAAGCACAAACTGGAGCCATGGCTGCAACCAACGAAGCAACCATGCGTAAAGTTTTGGAAGAAGCCGGTGCTAATACTGATTATACTTATGCTTCAGTTAAAATCGATGATACCAAGAATGTTAAGGCTGCGGTGAAGGATATTAATGCGATCCAAGTAGATGGTCAAAAAGCCTTCTTAGCTATCTCAGTTGGTTCGATCTTAGACACAATTAATACAATTGTGAGCTTAGCTACAACTGTTTTGGCAGCAATCTCTGGAATTTCATTAGTTGTTTCAGCTTTGATGATTATTGTTACCATGTATATGTCAGTTTCTGAACGAACTAAGGAAATCGGAATTTTGCGCGCATTGGGTGAATCAAAGCGTGACATTCGTCGATTATTTACATCTGAATCAATTATTATTGGTTTGTTGTCAGCCGTCTTGGCCTTAGTAATAGCATATGGTCTTGGCTTTGCATTGAATGCTGCTTTGTATAAGATTGCGAAGTTTAACATGATTCAAGTCAGTGTCGGGAACGTGATCTTTACCATCGTAGTAGCTTTGGTCATTTCATTCCTAGCCGCTTTGATGCCAGCACGTCGAGCATCACGTTTGAACCCCATTGATGCTTTGTCTGCTGATTAA